In Salmo salar chromosome ssa14, Ssal_v3.1, whole genome shotgun sequence, the sequence aaccagcaacccttCGGTTACTAGCACAAcgcgctacctgccgccctactaTCTAATAtaaaactcatggacaatatggtcACAGATATAATAAATGAACACTATAAACGAATACAGTTTttaaaagttattcaagtatTACCAAAGTTACAATAAATTCTGTTAATTACTAAAATTACGCAATAttccggtaactttggtaaattaccggtagctttgcaaccctagttacacacatactgtagatcTCAAAGTCAGAATACAGCCCCACTCACAGGTCATGTTCTGTTTCCCAAAGAAATAATGTTTCACCACTGATGCTCCAACACAGATAGGTGTTCTCAGTTTGTTTGAGGGCTTTCTATGTACAATCCATTCATAAAACCAAAGCCTCCGATTTGTTCACCCCAAGCACATATTCAATGTACAGGTCATTGAAGAAGCAAAGGGAAATCAGGGGGTACAaagaacaaacaaaatagcagatGAAAACAATGTTAATCACAGCTTACATCAAGAGACATAACACTTCAGGAGGAAAAAAGAAACAATATTCAACAGTACTCCAAATTCTTATACAAAATTAGCTCCATCTAAAAAGCATAACATACATGTTTACGTCATCATCACATATGTTGACCTTGACAAAAAACATAGCCTTACagaattttgtttctggtgtaaAATCTCCTCACTCCATCCTCGTCCCACCCCTCCACTTCCCATTGGCATTATTGCTTCTTATGAACAGGGAGCTATTGGATGGAGAAACATTGCCCTACAAGAGTGTGAAGTTCAGTTCTGTACACTTCTGTCCTCTGTGATATAGACAAAATCAATTTTACGTGTAATTTTTTGCCCTTTTCGCAATCTGCAGTGCTCTGGATAAGGCAGCTCTGTTTGGTTTTAAGGCAATGCTGCTTTGAGACTATTAACTCAGACCAGAAggggagaaatggaagtgaacaCAATCATCTCATTACATAAGGCCCAGACATAGGGGATACAAAgggcaaagtgtgtgtgtgtgtgtgtgtgtctgcagccgTTATAAAAGTCCAGATAACAGTTgtacagaggtcagaggttagaggtcagagcaGGGCTcttggtgactgactgactgccatgACCATCTTTCATTGCTGGTAATTTCCATATTGACCctgtggagggaggaagggagtacTGTAAATGGACATCTTATTTACTTTTCATCCGAACATCTGAACAAACAGGCATTTACTAGGGAAATGCTAATATTTACATATTTAAACAGGATGCAAACAAGCACATCTGTAGTAGCTAGTTATGAACCTTTTGTTACAGATAAAGATGCAGACTACTCCTGTGTGTGGCTGCATTGGCTATATTTAACCAGCAGGTGGCAGCATGGCCTCAGAAAAGCTCAACAGGAGGGAAGTAACTTCATGTCAGTTATACTGTAGCAGTAGGCAAAATGCTACTCTCCGACTTGCACATTTCACATAAGAGGCCCATGTTTTGTATTTTGCAGGAGCATTTCTAAACAGGGGTCGAAAGTGGCTGCTCTTTAGGAATAAAAGTTTAGTTACACATTGATTTATTTTGCTTAAATTTGACTTACTTTGATCATATACTATTCTACACAGTTCATAATTACATTTacgcataaaaaaacatttaaatgcaGTATATTGCATGAAATGGGATGAATAATAACCCAAGGCATGAGGAGTTGTACTTTTGATTGATTTAGTCAATTCCAAACcatcaacattttatttttaagtTCCCCTACAGAATATGCTTGATATGTTTGAAGACCTCAAGAATATAATTCGACCCCTGGTTACAAAAAGAGGTAAAGGTGGAAATCAGATGTTTaaatagaagacaggaggagaaacatGACAAATGCAAATCAAGGCTAGGCGAACGGTCACACGTCCAGATTTTACCATTACCTTTGCTTCTTACAGAACTAGTCAGGGGTTCAAATCCCTGGGTCTTTATTTCCTCATGTGTCCCTGAATATTCAAAGATAAAGAATCAAAGTGTTGCTGTGGCCCCCGCAAAGGACCACAGAAAATACAGGGCAACACGtagctctcccctccccttcaacAATCTCAAAAGTCAGTTACGTTTAGGGAGGAGACACTACATTGCCCTCGCATTgcactgctctggtctgacttGCTGTATTATCCAATATTATTCAACTCGTCTTAAACTCCCCATACAACGTCAGCATGCACAAGACACCCACTCTCTTGCTTATGGACACGCCCTGAACAAACTTCACGTTACATTTTTAACTAAATATCCATCTCTAGCCAACATATAAAAGGACACAATAAGAGTCACACACAGATAGAGGTTAGGCCTGCCTACTCATGGACTCATACTCACCTGATCATAGCCTGGGTATGGGCGTTGCTGCTGGGCCTGAGGGGGGCCGGGCTGGGGGCCCCGGTAGGCTCCGTACTGCTGCCCCTGGCCCTGGGGGTAACCCTGGGGGTACTGGCCTGGGGCTCCCTGGGACGGACCTGGGGAGGGAGGACAGAGCAGAGAAAAAGGTTATGATGTCTGACTGAAACATGATGCTACAGTTCTTCACACCATATAGGACCAGTTAAGAAGACTAGTCTGTTCAATAACAAAAAGCACACAGTCAACCTGGGAGTATAACAGCGCGCTTGATTCACTGACTTTGTTCTGTTTGATGTCCATTATGCCACGTCTTGTTCTTGAACCATTGAGTGTCAATTAACCTTCATCTCCCCAATAGACATATCCACTGAcaaccagacagccagccagaggcATGGCAGAAAGAGACTGgtgggtagtagtagtattagttggGCCCTGGCCCATTTGCTAAAGTTTGGCTCCACATTAACACTGGTCTACTCTGCTGTGTAATGAGAGTCTGACTTGCTGGAGCTAGGTGTTAAGTTTTCTAATGAAAGGAGACATCAAGGAGATTCAGTGGGCCCTCATTAGATAAGCGAAGCCTCATTAAAAAACACTCCATCAGACAGCCTCTGTATACTACCACTGCACTGCAGCTACCTTACCGCCGCGTAGCGCCATATCAGGCATTTTAACAGCTGATCAGTGATacgatgactgactgactgggccaAGTCAAACGTCATTAGGTGCTCGTCGCTGCCGCAAAGCTTAACCTTGTGTGGCCCGCCTGCGAGAGCGAACAAGCGTGAGCGCATGTGAGCCAGATGGCGCCCAACTCAtagcctctgcctctctccaccaGCTCATTACTGACATGAGAGAAAGGCCTCTGgttcagagagaaaggagagctgACAGGATTTTAAAAACGAAAGAGGGGGGGCTGTGGTTCCCACACCCACAATGCCAAGGGTTATTACCCATAAGCGTGTCCTATTCCTTTCACTCTCTCGCCATCTCTAGCTTTCAGAGAACAGAGACTTTCTATCACACAGTAACTAGGCCTGTACAGTGACCCACCATAGTACGAGAGGAACACCGAACACAGCGCCAATGTCTGCCAGCTACCGCTTTTGATCAACGTGCCAGTATGTGTAGCCTTGATTGCGCTGCTGCAACATTGAAAGTGCACCATTTCAATTAGCAAAACAGTGGTGTGGTTCAGTAAAACATACGTGAGGCTCTGGGTGAATGCCATTTGTAATCTTGGACTGATTTTTCAAGATAATGAAAAGGAAAGTAAATGGTGAATCCTACAGGATGAGTGTGGACTGACTGCCAGAGGTCATCAGAGTAGTGGCACACACCAACATCTTTTTATTTCCCATTTCAGTAAAAGAGAAAGTGTACAAAGTAACAGGCTATGGAAAAATAAAACGACAAAGAAAGAACGAGAGCGAAAAGAAATAGAGCGAGAGAACAAgatgagtaagagagagagaccgagatagCAATATCACTGAATCTGTCTTTGTCTTATGTTCCACCCACCGTAGCCCTGTTGCGGTCCAGGGTAGCCTTGCTGTCCGGGGTACTGCTGCTGTGGTGGGTAGCCCTGCTGCTGGGGAGGACCTTGCTGGTAGGCCTCCTGCTGCTGGCCATACTGGGCATTACCTACAGGGGGAAACAGAGCGACATTACGGTATCTATGACATTACTGTACCTGAACCAGGTTTGACGACAACACAGCAGACATCAGTGCTTAGAGTGGCCAGAATCAGGCTTGGGGTCCATTTCAAGTCGAAaggtaaactgaaattccaattccaaatttTTCCAGCATGAttagaatttcagtttacttcctgaattgaacaagctattgaccccaaccctgatcagAATTTCTTTGAAAACACTGATTTTGGCTGTTAAACAAAGTTAACAAACCATGATCTTTTTCATAGGGGGACTGTTGGTTGGCTGCTGGGTCTCGTGGCAGACAAACAAGAAAAGAACCAACAATGGAAAATTCCTGAATTTTAATTAACAGGATAAATCTGATaaagtttttgaaaaactgtaggctgttaaaaaaaagtaaaaaatggtCTTTTCATAGGGGGACTGTTGGTTGGCTGCTGGGTCTCGCTCTGGCAGACATAACCCACAGGAGAAAAGAACCAACACCATGATTGGAATTTcattttacttcctgaattgaacaGGATATTGACCCCAATCCTGATCAGAACGTTTTTTGAAAACACTGATTTAGGCTGTTAACAAACAAAGTTAACAAACCATTATCTTTTTCATAGGGGGACTGTTGGTTGGCTGCTGGGTCTCGCTCTGGCAGACAAGACAAGAACCACAGGAGAAAAGAACCAACACTGTGAGCatgcccattgaaacattaagtttatttttgtttgtttttatatgCAACATGGTTGTTATAGACTCTTTTTTTAGCATCCTTACCTGACACCGGCTATGAGCCATTAATAAAACAAAGCTGGAGCGACAACATTTATGAGAAATGAAATATATGTGAGTGAGAAATCATCAACGATTAAAAGTAGTCACGTGCATAGCGGTGAGGGACATGAAGCCAGAAAACAGAGACTAGAACAAACTCAGAAAGCTTCAGCTGGCCAGGGAAGGCTAAACAGAGGAAATAACACCGGTATAGAAAGTGTATTTGAGTTATGTTATTAATTGTAAAAAGCTAGCATTTAGGCTACTGCAGTTATCAAACACAATAGCCTTTGTCACATTTGGAAAGAAGTCTCAGAAATGTCTCTATAAAAGCAGAAGCAACACAAAAGTTCCATAAGTCATGTGTTTTTAGCTTAGCTTCTTCCTGTTCCCCTGTGAGTACATTTCTGTGAAGCTACATAGATACCTCCTTGGTAGTATTGTTCTGAGGGATCAAAGCCTTGATCAGGGAACGGTGGCTGTAGTAAACCACCTAAAGCATTATTTCACAAGGAGATAGGAAGACATGTTATTTCATGTCCATGTTTGAGGTGATAAGTCAATGAGGGGGAAAGTCAGGTAATTAAAAATATACAGATTGTTAAATATCAGTACATATTTTATATTGCTTCAAgcaatgtctctgtgtgtgtgtgggtatcaaAGTTCATAAATATAGGTTTTGCAAAAGTGATAAGTAAACATTGGAATATTTGTTTCACTTTCTTTTGAGAATATACAGCTTTACAAGAGAATATTTAAATCCTGTAATTCCCATTAGAGTACAATTTAGCTATGAGACTGTGTCAAAGTTTGAGAGCACTGTGTCAAAGTTCGAAATAGAATGTAGACATCTCAGAAAGGTGTAAAAAGTGAATGATACATGCAAGAGAAAGTTATTAATTTAAGAATAATTGATGATGGGGATGCTATGATGCAAAATCACTATGGAGGGGTGGGAAATCAGTGGTGAAAAATCCCAGTCCAACTAGTCTCCTTTTCCACCAGGAGTCTTCAACACAACATCTGTCAACTCGTGTGTGGGGCTTCTGCTAAAGTAGGACCTCCACTTCTGCTAAAAGCACCACCTTAGATCAACTTCCTGGATTGAATCGCGCTACGCATTTGGAGCCACACCTCCACAAGAAAACGGTTCGACAGAATAACTAGCTATTTGTTTATCGAAGACGCATAGCACCGGTGGGATGGTGGGCGGGCAAACCAAACATTAGCTTCCTTCTTGCCAGGCTTACAGAGCACCATGACTGTCCAACTGACATCTTCCATTCTTTATTTCCACAAATGTTCTAGATAACTGCGGTGGAACCAAGATAAACCATTGATGATTCGTCTCGAGTGTAAAGTGGTGCTGAGCAATTCACTGGCTTTATCTGAGGGATGGTGTCACTGTCATacaatgttgttttggtactcGCTATCCTCCTTCcttctacatgcctcaacacagCTTCTCTAAGTGAACGTTAGACGGACGGAGAGGTTTGGTTGGTTCTACGAGCGGTTGGTTGGAGGGTTGGTTCTCCTACCTTCTGAGGCTCCCTGTCCTGCGTGACTGTACTGGTCCCCATAGTAGTCTTCCTGCCCTGGGTACTGCTGAGGGGgtcctacatacacacacacaacacacacaggttgATTCAAGGTGTTGTTGGGGCgggagtggggggagggggggtaattTCGGTGTGGAAAGGGGAGTGAGGTTGGAATTTGGGCCGCTTATTCACTAGAGAGCTCCTGGTCCTCAAACTATAGTTCAGTTGTCTGGGGCTGACAACAACCTTCAGGACACCTGGGTATTCCTTCTATGGTAATGGGGCTACCTGTGTCTACAAGCAACGACAGTAAGTGAAAGATAGTTCCACTTAAAAGACGAAGTGGAAAGGGGGTTACGGACAGGAGAAGAGGTTTCAGCCCTGTGTCAAGTCAAACCAAGCGCCTTGGCCCAGTGCCCACTCTGTAGAGCAGAGCGTACCTTGCTGTGGGGGTCTGTAAGGGGGCATGGGCCTTTGCCCCATCACGTGGTTCCCCTGGCCCATCATGCCCATGGGGTTCTGCTGGCCCTGGTAGTGCTGCCCGCCACCTCCAGGGGGTATGTTGTACTGCTGGGAGGGAGGCTGCTGGTGCATCATGGGGCCTGGGGCGggaacaacacaaacacacacaatatgcCATTACAGAAATCAATTTGAAAAAAAAACTCAACAATAAAGCATCCATGGGTGGATGTCATCATCAAAAGATGTGATTGGGTAAAAGAGAAGGTCTGTCAAGGACACATTTGTTTTCCTCTTTCCTGTACCTTGGTTAGGCTGCATGTTCATGTTGGGCCGGGGGCCGTAGTTACCCATGGGTCCTTGGGTCATGTTCATCTGGCCTTGGGCAGGCATGCCCTGAGAGGAGGGCACAGCGTGGTTGTAGCCGCCCATAGAGCCATGGCTGCTGGGG encodes:
- the LOC106569176 gene encoding protein SSXT isoform X3 encodes the protein MSVAFAPHRQRAKGDITPTGIQKLLDENNQLIQCIMDFQSKGKTAECSQYQQMLHRNLVYLATIADSNQNMQSLLPAKCDSPTPPEVKLEPPTQNMPMGPGGMNQSGAPGPQPPHGHNMASEGMVSGGPPAPHMQSQMNGQMPGPNHMPMQGPGPGPNQPPNMPGSGSMNMPPSSHGSMGGYNHAVPSSQGMPAQGQMNMTQGPMGNYGPRPNMNMQPNQGPMMHQQPPSQQYNIPPGGGGQHYQGQQNPMGMMGQGNHVMGQRPMPPYRPPQQGPPQQYPGQEDYYGDQYSHAGQGASEGGLLQPPFPDQGFDPSEQYYQGERDPAANQQSPYEKDNGNAQYGQQQEAYQQGPPQQQGYPPQQQYPGQQGYPGPQQGYGPSQGAPGQYPQGYPQGQGQQYGAYRGPQPGPPQAQQQRPYPGYDQGHMRK
- the LOC106569176 gene encoding protein SSXT isoform X4 gives rise to the protein MSVAFAPHRQRAKGDITPTGIQKLLDENNQLIQCIMDFQSKGKTAECSQYQQMLHRNLVYLATIADSNQNMQSLLPAPPTQNMPMGPGGMNQSGAPGPQPPHGHNMASEGMVSGGPPAPHMQSQMNGQMPGPNHMPMQGPGPGPNQPPNMPGSGSMNMPPSSHGSMGGYNHAVPSSQGMPAQGQMNMTQGPMGNYGPRPNMNMQPNQGPMMHQQPPSQQYNIPPGGGGQHYQGQQNPMGMMGQGNHVMGQRPMPPYRPPQQGPPQQYPGQEDYYGDQYSHAGQGASEGGLLQPPFPDQGFDPSEQYYQGERDPAANQQSPYEKDNGNAQYGQQQEAYQQGPPQQQGYPPQQQYPGQQGYPGPQQGYGPSQGAPGQYPQGYPQGQGQQYGAYRGPQPGPPQAQQQRPYPGYDQGQYGNYQQ
- the LOC106569176 gene encoding protein SSXT isoform X10, which produces MSVAFAPHRQRAKGDITPTGIQKLLDENNQLIQCIMDFQSKGKTAECSQYQQMLHRNLVYLATIADSNQNMQSLLPAPPTQNMPMGPGGMNQSGAPGPQPPHGHNMASEGMVSGGPPAPHMQSQMNGQMPGPNHMPMQGPGPGPNQPPNMPGSGSMNMPPSSHGSMGGYNHAVPSSQGMPAQGQMNMTQGPMGNYGPRPNMNMQPNQGPMMHQQPPSQQYNIPPGGGGQHYQGQQNPMGMMGQGNHVMGQRPMPPYRPPQQGNAQYGQQQEAYQQGPPQQQGYPPQQQYPGQQGYPGPQQGYGPSQGAPGQYPQGYPQGQGQQYGAYRGPQPGPPQAQQQRPYPGYDQGQYGNYQQ
- the LOC106569176 gene encoding protein SSXT isoform X5, which produces MSVAFAPHRQRAKGDITPTGIQKLLDENNQLIQCIMDFQSKGKTAECSQYQQMLHRNLVYLATIADSNQNMQSLLPAKCDSPTPPEVKLEPPTQNMPMGPGGMNQSGAPGPQPPHGHNMASEGMVSGGPPAPHMQSQMNGQMPGPNHMPMQGPGPGPNQPPNMPGSGSMNMPPSSHGSMGGYNHAVPSSQGMPAQGQMNMTQGPMGNYGPRPNMNMQPNQGPMMHQQPPSQQYNIPPGGGGQHYQGQQNPMGMMGQGNHVMGQRPMPPYRPPQQGPPQQYPGQEDYYGDQYSHAGQGASEERDPAANQQSPYEKDNGNAQYGQQQEAYQQGPPQQQGYPPQQQYPGQQGYPGPQQGYGPSQGAPGQYPQGYPQGQGQQYGAYRGPQPGPPQAQQQRPYPGYDQGQYGNYQQ
- the LOC106569176 gene encoding protein SSXT isoform X1, whose product is MSVAFAPHRQRAKGDITPTGIQKLLDENNQLIQCIMDFQSKGKTAECSQYQQMLHRNLVYLATIADSNQNMQSLLPAKCDSPTPPEVKLEPPTQNMPMGPGGMNQSGAPGPQPPHGHNMASEGMVSGGPPAPHMQSQMNGQMPGPNHMPMQGPGPGPNQPPNMPGSGSMNMPPSSHGSMGGYNHAVPSSQGMPAQGQMNMTQGPMGNYGPRPNMNMQPNQGPMMHQQPPSQQYNIPPGGGGQHYQGQQNPMGMMGQGNHVMGQRPMPPYRPPQQGPPQQYPGQEDYYGDQYSHAGQGASEGGLLQPPFPDQGFDPSEQYYQGERDPAANQQSPYEKDNGNAQYGQQQEAYQQGPPQQQGYPPQQQYPGQQGYPGPQQGYGPSQGAPGQYPQGYPQGQGQQYGAYRGPQPGPPQAQQQRPYPGYDQGQYGNYQQ
- the LOC106569176 gene encoding protein SSXT isoform X8, producing the protein MSVAFAPHRQRAKGDITPTGIQKLLDENNQLIQCIMDFQSKGKTAECSQYQQMLHRNLVYLATIADSNQNMQSLLPAPPTQNMPMGPGGMNQSGAPGPQPPHGHNMASEGMVSGGPPAPHMQSQMNGQMPGPNHMPMQGPGPGPNQPPNMPGSGSMNMPPSSHGSMGGYNHAVPSSQGMPAQGQMNMTQGPMGNYGPRPNMNMQPNQGPMMHQQPPSQQYNIPPGGGGQHYQGQQNPMGMMGQGNHVMGQRPMPPYRPPQQGPPQQYPGQEDYYGDQYSHAGQGASEGNAQYGQQQEAYQQGPPQQQGYPPQQQYPGQQGYPGPQQGYGPSQGAPGQYPQGYPQGQGQQYGAYRGPQPGPPQAQQQRPYPGYDQGQYGNYQQ
- the LOC106569176 gene encoding protein SSXT isoform X9 → MSVAFAPHRQRAKGDITPTGIQKLLDENNQLIQCIMDFQSKGKTAECSQYQQMLHRNLVYLATIADSNQNMQSLLPAKCDSPTPPEVKLEPPTQNMPMGPGGMNQSGAPGPQPPHGHNMASEGMVSGGPPAPHMQSQMNGQMPGPNHMPMQGPGPGPNQPPNMPGSGSMNMPPSSHGSMGGYNHAVPSSQGMPAQGQMNMTQGPMGNYGPRPNMNMQPNQGPMMHQQPPSQQYNIPPGGGGQHYQGQQNPMGMMGQGNHVMGQRPMPPYRPPQQGNAQYGQQQEAYQQGPPQQQGYPPQQQYPGQQGYPGPQQGYGPSQGAPGQYPQGYPQGQGQQYGAYRGPQPGPPQAQQQRPYPGYDQGQYGNYQQ
- the LOC106569176 gene encoding protein SSXT isoform X7; this encodes MSVAFAPHRQRAKGDITPTGIQKLLDENNQLIQCIMDFQSKGKTAECSQYQQMLHRNLVYLATIADSNQNMQSLLPAKCDSPTPPEVKLEPPTQNMPMGPGGMNQSGAPGPQPPHGHNMASEGMVSGGPPAPHMQSQMNGQMPGPNHMPMQGPGPGPNQPPNMPGSGSMNMPPSSHGSMGGYNHAVPSSQGMPAQGQMNMTQGPMGNYGPRPNMNMQPNQGPMMHQQPPSQQYNIPPGGGGQHYQGQQNPMGMMGQGNHVMGQRPMPPYRPPQQERDPAANQQSPYEKDNGNAQYGQQQEAYQQGPPQQQGYPPQQQYPGQQGYPGPQQGYGPSQGAPGQYPQGYPQGQGQQYGAYRGPQPGPPQAQQQRPYPGYDQGQYGNYQQ
- the LOC106569176 gene encoding protein SSXT isoform X2, with protein sequence MSVAFAPHRQRAKGDITPTGIQKLLDENNQLIQCIMDFQSKGKTAECSQYQQMLHRNLVYLATIADSNQNMQSLLPACDSPTPPEVKLEPPTQNMPMGPGGMNQSGAPGPQPPHGHNMASEGMVSGGPPAPHMQSQMNGQMPGPNHMPMQGPGPGPNQPPNMPGSGSMNMPPSSHGSMGGYNHAVPSSQGMPAQGQMNMTQGPMGNYGPRPNMNMQPNQGPMMHQQPPSQQYNIPPGGGGQHYQGQQNPMGMMGQGNHVMGQRPMPPYRPPQQGPPQQYPGQEDYYGDQYSHAGQGASEGGLLQPPFPDQGFDPSEQYYQGERDPAANQQSPYEKDNGNAQYGQQQEAYQQGPPQQQGYPPQQQYPGQQGYPGPQQGYGPSQGAPGQYPQGYPQGQGQQYGAYRGPQPGPPQAQQQRPYPGYDQGQYGNYQQ
- the LOC106569176 gene encoding protein SSXT isoform X6; its protein translation is MSVAFAPHRQRAKGDITPTGIQKLLDENNQLIQCIMDFQSKGKTAECSQYQQMLHRNLVYLATIADSNQNMQSLLPAKCDSPTPPEVKLEPPTQNMPMGPGGMNQSGAPGPQPPHGHNMASEGMVSGGPPAPHMQSQMNGQMPGPNHMPMQGPGPGPNQPPNMPGSGSMNMPPSSHGSMGGYNHAVPSSQGMPAQGQMNMTQGPMGNYGPRPNMNMQPNQGPMMHQQPPSQQYNIPPGGGGQHYQGQQNPMGMMGQGNHVMGQRPMPPYRPPQQGPPQQYPGQEDYYGDQYSHAGQGASEGNAQYGQQQEAYQQGPPQQQGYPPQQQYPGQQGYPGPQQGYGPSQGAPGQYPQGYPQGQGQQYGAYRGPQPGPPQAQQQRPYPGYDQGQYGNYQQ